A single Callithrix jacchus isolate 240 chromosome 4, calJac240_pri, whole genome shotgun sequence DNA region contains:
- the SGK1 gene encoding serine/threonine-protein kinase Sgk1 isoform X1, producing the protein MGEMQGALARARLESLLRPRHKKRAEAQKRSESFLLSGLGKRRRRPAGDLAHFPRTARLPAWLTSPERARRPGPAFAGVLAGWGPGGGGGWTRQARSRAPPRAPEITPAGGARRRLGLGRSVGVRSRNGARPPRENLQGAGERSHCGRRAPVGKRFGAATPASSGGAIKERWKTTPGSPALLARSAGEFPCSRFGGRWRPIRAPRQALPGRSSRPHPRPGLALSMGTEPPAAGTDATGKPGSGRGGGGGRGRFNGRAGPAPRWRLAYKARRASQRSRRLAGLRALTSFDFPAVVMTVKTEAAKGTLTYSRMRGMVAILIAFMKQRRMGLNDFIQKIANNSYACKHPEVQSILKISQPQEPELMNANPSPPPSPSQQINLGPSSNPHAKPSDFHFLKVIGKGSFGKVLLARHKAEEVFYAVKVLQKKAILKKKEEKHIMSERNVLLKNVKHPFLVGLHFSFQTADKLYFVLDYINGGELFYHLQRERCFLEPRARFYAAEIASALGYLHSLNIVYRDLKPENILLDSQGHIVLTDFGLCKENIEHNSTTSTFCGTPEYLAPEVLHKQPYDRTVDWWCLGAVLYEMLYGLPPFYSRNTAEMYDNILNKPLQLKPNITNSARHLLESLLQKDRTKRLGAKDDFMEIKSHVFFSLINWDDLINKKITPPFNPNVSGPNDLRHFDPEFTEEPVPNSIGKSPDSILVTASVKEAAEAFLGFSYAPPTDSFL; encoded by the exons ATGGGGGAGATGCAGGGCGCGCTGGCCAGGGCCCGGCTCGAGTCCCTGCTGCGGCCCCGCCACAAAAAGAGGGCCGAGGCGCAGAAAAGGAGCGAGTCCTTCCTGCTGAGTGGACTGGGTAAGCGCCGCCGCCGGCCCGCTGGGGACTTGGCTCACTTCCCCAGGACGGCTCGGCTCCCAGCTTGGCTCACTTCCCCAGAGCGAGCTCGGCGGCCCGGGCCGGCTTTCGCAGGAGTGCTGGCGGGCTGGGGTCCCGGCGGCGGGGGCGGGTGGACCCGGCAGGCGAGGTCGCGCGCGCCGCCCCGCGCCCCAGAGATAACCCCAGCGGGTGGCGCGCGCCGCCGGCTCGGGCTGGGGAGGAGTGTGGGGGTCCGGTCGCGGAACGGCGCCAGGCCGCCGAGAGAGAACCTGCAGGGAGCGGGTGAGCGAAGCCACTGTGGCCGCCGCGCACCCGTCGGGAAGCGCTTCGGCGCTGCGACCCCGGCTTCCTCGGGCGGCGCAATAAAAGAGAGGTGGAAAACTACCCCGGGCTCTCCCGCCCTCCTCGCGCGCTCTGCCGGCGAGTTCCCTTGCTCTCGCTTCGGGGGCCGATGGAGGCCGATAAGGGCCCCGCGCCAAGCCCTCCCCGGGCGGTcctcccgcccccacccccgcccggGGCTCGCCCTCTCAATGGGGACAGAACCGCCGGCCGCGGGCACCGACGCCACCGGCAAACCGGGAAGCGGTCGGGGCGGGGGAGGAGGGCGGGGACGTTTTAATGGTCGCGCAGGCCCCGCCCCGCGGTGGCGCCTCGCTTATAAGGCCAGGCGCGCATCTCAGCGCAGCAGACGCCTAGCAGGTCTCCGGGCGCTAACGTCCTTTGATTTCCCCGCGGTGGTGATGACGGTGAAAACCGAGGCTGCTAAGGGCACCCTCACTTACTCCAGGATGAGGGGCATGGTGGCAATTCTCATCG CTTTCATGAAGCAGAGGAGGATGGGCTTGAACGACTTTATTCAGAAGATTGCCAATAACTCCTATGCATGCAAACA CCCTGAAGTTCAGTCCATCTTGAAaatctcccaacctcaggagcCTGAGCTTATGAATGCCAACCCTTCTCCTCCA CCAAGTCCTTCTCAGCAAATCAACCTTGGTCCTTCGTCCAATCCTCATGCTAAACCATCTGATTTCCACTTCCTGAAAGTGATTGGCAAGGGCAGTTTTGGAAAG GTTCTTCTAGCAAGACACAAGGCAGAAGAAGTGTTCTATGCTGTCAAAGTTTTACAGAAGAAAGCAATCCTGAAAAAGAAAGAG GAGAAGCATATTATGTCAGAACGGAATGTTCTGTTGAAGAACGTGAAACACCCTTTCCTGGTGGGCCTTCACTTCTCTTTCCAGACTGCTGACAAATTGTACTTTGTCCTGGACTACATTAATGGTGGAGAG TTGTTCTACCATCTCCAGCGGGAACGCTGCTTCCTGGAACCACGGGCTCGTTTCTATGCTGCTGAAATAGCCAGTGCCTTGGGCTACCTGCACTCACTGAACATCGTTTATAG AGACTTAAAACCAGAGAATATTTTGCTAGATTCACAGGGACACATTGTCCTTACTGACTTTGGACTCTGCAAGGAGAACATTGAACACAACAGCACGACTTCTACCTTCTGTGGCACGCCGGAG TATCTCGCACCTGAGGTGCTTCATAAGCAGCCTTATGACAGGACCGTGGACTGGTGGTGTCTGGGAGCCGTCTTGTATGAGATGCTTTATGGCCTG CCTCCTTTTTATAGCCGAAACACAGCTGAGATGTACGACAACATTCTGAACAAACCCCTCCAGTTGAAACCAAATATTACAAATTCCGCAAGGCACCTCCTGGAGAGCCTCCTGCAGAAGGACAGGACTAAGCGGCTCGGGGCCAAGGATGACTTT ATGGAGATTAAGAGTCATGTCTTCTTCTCCCTAATTAACTGGGATGATCTCATTAATAAGAAGATTACACCCCCTTTTAACCCAAATGTG AGCGGACCCAACGACCTGCGGCACTTTGACCCTGAGTTTACCGAAGAGCCTGTCCCCAACTCCATTGGCAAGTCCCCCGACAGCATCCTCGTCACAGCCAGCGTCAAGGAAGCTGCCGAGGCTTTCCTAGGCTTTTCCTACGCGCCTCCCACAGACTCCTTCCTCTGA
- the SGK1 gene encoding serine/threonine-protein kinase Sgk1 isoform X4: MKDETKKSPLKAFMKQRRMGLNDFIQKIANNSYACKHPEVQSILKISQPQEPELMNANPSPPPSPSQQINLGPSSNPHAKPSDFHFLKVIGKGSFGKVLLARHKAEEVFYAVKVLQKKAILKKKEEKHIMSERNVLLKNVKHPFLVGLHFSFQTADKLYFVLDYINGGELFYHLQRERCFLEPRARFYAAEIASALGYLHSLNIVYRDLKPENILLDSQGHIVLTDFGLCKENIEHNSTTSTFCGTPEYLAPEVLHKQPYDRTVDWWCLGAVLYEMLYGLPPFYSRNTAEMYDNILNKPLQLKPNITNSARHLLESLLQKDRTKRLGAKDDFMEIKSHVFFSLINWDDLINKKITPPFNPNVSGPNDLRHFDPEFTEEPVPNSIGKSPDSILVTASVKEAAEAFLGFSYAPPTDSFL; this comes from the exons ATGAAAGATGAAACTAAAAAATCCCCTTTAAAAG CTTTCATGAAGCAGAGGAGGATGGGCTTGAACGACTTTATTCAGAAGATTGCCAATAACTCCTATGCATGCAAACA CCCTGAAGTTCAGTCCATCTTGAAaatctcccaacctcaggagcCTGAGCTTATGAATGCCAACCCTTCTCCTCCA CCAAGTCCTTCTCAGCAAATCAACCTTGGTCCTTCGTCCAATCCTCATGCTAAACCATCTGATTTCCACTTCCTGAAAGTGATTGGCAAGGGCAGTTTTGGAAAG GTTCTTCTAGCAAGACACAAGGCAGAAGAAGTGTTCTATGCTGTCAAAGTTTTACAGAAGAAAGCAATCCTGAAAAAGAAAGAG GAGAAGCATATTATGTCAGAACGGAATGTTCTGTTGAAGAACGTGAAACACCCTTTCCTGGTGGGCCTTCACTTCTCTTTCCAGACTGCTGACAAATTGTACTTTGTCCTGGACTACATTAATGGTGGAGAG TTGTTCTACCATCTCCAGCGGGAACGCTGCTTCCTGGAACCACGGGCTCGTTTCTATGCTGCTGAAATAGCCAGTGCCTTGGGCTACCTGCACTCACTGAACATCGTTTATAG AGACTTAAAACCAGAGAATATTTTGCTAGATTCACAGGGACACATTGTCCTTACTGACTTTGGACTCTGCAAGGAGAACATTGAACACAACAGCACGACTTCTACCTTCTGTGGCACGCCGGAG TATCTCGCACCTGAGGTGCTTCATAAGCAGCCTTATGACAGGACCGTGGACTGGTGGTGTCTGGGAGCCGTCTTGTATGAGATGCTTTATGGCCTG CCTCCTTTTTATAGCCGAAACACAGCTGAGATGTACGACAACATTCTGAACAAACCCCTCCAGTTGAAACCAAATATTACAAATTCCGCAAGGCACCTCCTGGAGAGCCTCCTGCAGAAGGACAGGACTAAGCGGCTCGGGGCCAAGGATGACTTT ATGGAGATTAAGAGTCATGTCTTCTTCTCCCTAATTAACTGGGATGATCTCATTAATAAGAAGATTACACCCCCTTTTAACCCAAATGTG AGCGGACCCAACGACCTGCGGCACTTTGACCCTGAGTTTACCGAAGAGCCTGTCCCCAACTCCATTGGCAAGTCCCCCGACAGCATCCTCGTCACAGCCAGCGTCAAGGAAGCTGCCGAGGCTTTCCTAGGCTTTTCCTACGCGCCTCCCACAGACTCCTTCCTCTGA
- the SGK1 gene encoding serine/threonine-protein kinase Sgk1 isoform X5, with protein sequence MKQRRMGLNDFIQKIANNSYACKHPEVQSILKISQPQEPELMNANPSPPPSPSQQINLGPSSNPHAKPSDFHFLKVIGKGSFGKVLLARHKAEEVFYAVKVLQKKAILKKKEEKHIMSERNVLLKNVKHPFLVGLHFSFQTADKLYFVLDYINGGELFYHLQRERCFLEPRARFYAAEIASALGYLHSLNIVYRDLKPENILLDSQGHIVLTDFGLCKENIEHNSTTSTFCGTPEYLAPEVLHKQPYDRTVDWWCLGAVLYEMLYGLPPFYSRNTAEMYDNILNKPLQLKPNITNSARHLLESLLQKDRTKRLGAKDDFMEIKSHVFFSLINWDDLINKKITPPFNPNVSGPNDLRHFDPEFTEEPVPNSIGKSPDSILVTASVKEAAEAFLGFSYAPPTDSFL encoded by the exons ATGAAGCAGAGGAGGATGGGCTTGAACGACTTTATTCAGAAGATTGCCAATAACTCCTATGCATGCAAACA CCCTGAAGTTCAGTCCATCTTGAAaatctcccaacctcaggagcCTGAGCTTATGAATGCCAACCCTTCTCCTCCA CCAAGTCCTTCTCAGCAAATCAACCTTGGTCCTTCGTCCAATCCTCATGCTAAACCATCTGATTTCCACTTCCTGAAAGTGATTGGCAAGGGCAGTTTTGGAAAG GTTCTTCTAGCAAGACACAAGGCAGAAGAAGTGTTCTATGCTGTCAAAGTTTTACAGAAGAAAGCAATCCTGAAAAAGAAAGAG GAGAAGCATATTATGTCAGAACGGAATGTTCTGTTGAAGAACGTGAAACACCCTTTCCTGGTGGGCCTTCACTTCTCTTTCCAGACTGCTGACAAATTGTACTTTGTCCTGGACTACATTAATGGTGGAGAG TTGTTCTACCATCTCCAGCGGGAACGCTGCTTCCTGGAACCACGGGCTCGTTTCTATGCTGCTGAAATAGCCAGTGCCTTGGGCTACCTGCACTCACTGAACATCGTTTATAG AGACTTAAAACCAGAGAATATTTTGCTAGATTCACAGGGACACATTGTCCTTACTGACTTTGGACTCTGCAAGGAGAACATTGAACACAACAGCACGACTTCTACCTTCTGTGGCACGCCGGAG TATCTCGCACCTGAGGTGCTTCATAAGCAGCCTTATGACAGGACCGTGGACTGGTGGTGTCTGGGAGCCGTCTTGTATGAGATGCTTTATGGCCTG CCTCCTTTTTATAGCCGAAACACAGCTGAGATGTACGACAACATTCTGAACAAACCCCTCCAGTTGAAACCAAATATTACAAATTCCGCAAGGCACCTCCTGGAGAGCCTCCTGCAGAAGGACAGGACTAAGCGGCTCGGGGCCAAGGATGACTTT ATGGAGATTAAGAGTCATGTCTTCTTCTCCCTAATTAACTGGGATGATCTCATTAATAAGAAGATTACACCCCCTTTTAACCCAAATGTG AGCGGACCCAACGACCTGCGGCACTTTGACCCTGAGTTTACCGAAGAGCCTGTCCCCAACTCCATTGGCAAGTCCCCCGACAGCATCCTCGTCACAGCCAGCGTCAAGGAAGCTGCCGAGGCTTTCCTAGGCTTTTCCTACGCGCCTCCCACAGACTCCTTCCTCTGA
- the SGK1 gene encoding serine/threonine-protein kinase Sgk1 isoform X3, translated as MGEMQGALARARLESLLRPRHKKRAEAQKRSESFLLSGLAFMKQRRMGLNDFIQKIANNSYACKHPEVQSILKISQPQEPELMNANPSPPPSPSQQINLGPSSNPHAKPSDFHFLKVIGKGSFGKVLLARHKAEEVFYAVKVLQKKAILKKKEEKHIMSERNVLLKNVKHPFLVGLHFSFQTADKLYFVLDYINGGELFYHLQRERCFLEPRARFYAAEIASALGYLHSLNIVYRDLKPENILLDSQGHIVLTDFGLCKENIEHNSTTSTFCGTPEYLAPEVLHKQPYDRTVDWWCLGAVLYEMLYGLPPFYSRNTAEMYDNILNKPLQLKPNITNSARHLLESLLQKDRTKRLGAKDDFMEIKSHVFFSLINWDDLINKKITPPFNPNVSGPNDLRHFDPEFTEEPVPNSIGKSPDSILVTASVKEAAEAFLGFSYAPPTDSFL; from the exons ATGGGGGAGATGCAGGGCGCGCTGGCCAGGGCCCGGCTCGAGTCCCTGCTGCGGCCCCGCCACAAAAAGAGGGCCGAGGCGCAGAAAAGGAGCGAGTCCTTCCTGCTGAGTGGACTGG CTTTCATGAAGCAGAGGAGGATGGGCTTGAACGACTTTATTCAGAAGATTGCCAATAACTCCTATGCATGCAAACA CCCTGAAGTTCAGTCCATCTTGAAaatctcccaacctcaggagcCTGAGCTTATGAATGCCAACCCTTCTCCTCCA CCAAGTCCTTCTCAGCAAATCAACCTTGGTCCTTCGTCCAATCCTCATGCTAAACCATCTGATTTCCACTTCCTGAAAGTGATTGGCAAGGGCAGTTTTGGAAAG GTTCTTCTAGCAAGACACAAGGCAGAAGAAGTGTTCTATGCTGTCAAAGTTTTACAGAAGAAAGCAATCCTGAAAAAGAAAGAG GAGAAGCATATTATGTCAGAACGGAATGTTCTGTTGAAGAACGTGAAACACCCTTTCCTGGTGGGCCTTCACTTCTCTTTCCAGACTGCTGACAAATTGTACTTTGTCCTGGACTACATTAATGGTGGAGAG TTGTTCTACCATCTCCAGCGGGAACGCTGCTTCCTGGAACCACGGGCTCGTTTCTATGCTGCTGAAATAGCCAGTGCCTTGGGCTACCTGCACTCACTGAACATCGTTTATAG AGACTTAAAACCAGAGAATATTTTGCTAGATTCACAGGGACACATTGTCCTTACTGACTTTGGACTCTGCAAGGAGAACATTGAACACAACAGCACGACTTCTACCTTCTGTGGCACGCCGGAG TATCTCGCACCTGAGGTGCTTCATAAGCAGCCTTATGACAGGACCGTGGACTGGTGGTGTCTGGGAGCCGTCTTGTATGAGATGCTTTATGGCCTG CCTCCTTTTTATAGCCGAAACACAGCTGAGATGTACGACAACATTCTGAACAAACCCCTCCAGTTGAAACCAAATATTACAAATTCCGCAAGGCACCTCCTGGAGAGCCTCCTGCAGAAGGACAGGACTAAGCGGCTCGGGGCCAAGGATGACTTT ATGGAGATTAAGAGTCATGTCTTCTTCTCCCTAATTAACTGGGATGATCTCATTAATAAGAAGATTACACCCCCTTTTAACCCAAATGTG AGCGGACCCAACGACCTGCGGCACTTTGACCCTGAGTTTACCGAAGAGCCTGTCCCCAACTCCATTGGCAAGTCCCCCGACAGCATCCTCGTCACAGCCAGCGTCAAGGAAGCTGCCGAGGCTTTCCTAGGCTTTTCCTACGCGCCTCCCACAGACTCCTTCCTCTGA